One window from the genome of Garra rufa chromosome 1, GarRuf1.0, whole genome shotgun sequence encodes:
- the ppp1r27a gene encoding protein phosphatase 1 regulatory subunit 27 yields the protein MKYSYQYPVSQYTRSNTQYTPTHYTPSNYSSSSYSPGYYSSSYTKYSPTTLHTPSYYTPPAYTPAYKPTSTYTPSKVSRQSSSSRTSVQLTPTVALKPARAVRFTNDVVFQDLVRHSELEQIGRFMRARKVRLDTIFHSGMAALHEAVLSGNLECVKLLIKYGADVHQRDENGWTPLHMACSDGYPEIARYLLSLGASVEAENENGEKPADLIDPDCQELLKLFQTGCV from the exons ATGAAGTACAGCTACCAATACCCGGTGTCACAGTACACACGCTCCAACACACAATACACTCCCACTCATTACACGCCGTCAAACTACTCTAGCAGCTCATACTCACCCGGATACTACAGTTCCAGTTACACAAAGTACAGCCCTACTACACTCCACACGCCATCATACTACACTCCACCGGCTTACACACCTGCCTACAAGCCCACATCCACTTACACCCCCAGCAAGGTATCCCGGCAGAGCAGCTCATCCCGGACAAGCGTTCAGCTCACCCCTACCGTAGCCCTTAAACCAGCCCGGGCCGTGCGCTTCACAAACGATGTCGTATTCCAGGATTTAGTCCGGCATAGTGAGCTGGAACAGATCGGGAGGTTTATGAGGGCCAGGAAAGTGCGTCTGGACACCATCTTCCATTCTG GAATGGCAGCGCTCCATGAAGCCGTGCTCTCAGGAAACCTGGAGTGCGTGAAGCTCCTGATAAAGTACGGAGCGGATGTTCATCAGAGGGATGAGAACGGCTGGACACCACTGCATATGGCCTGCAGCGACGGTTATCCTGAGATTGCACG GTACCTTCTTTCTCTGGGTGCCAGTGTGGAAGCAGAAAATGAAAATGGAGAAAAACCGGCAGACCTCATCGACCCAGACTGCCAAGAACTGCTCAAGCTCTTCCAGACAGGCTGTGTCTGA